The following proteins are encoded in a genomic region of Fervidobacterium pennivorans DSM 9078:
- a CDS encoding peptidoglycan D,D-transpeptidase FtsI family protein: MSRGRYRYRLVLLIVSVLIIVLLVKVYTNIYTNRYAVKSYIPALRGNIYDSRGRLLATSEIVYGVYLDLNYLRSFAGNAFKKSPDFLRLLNAFGVSEQLSELDKKNILRLGIVNSRQEAIRKIPTQFLKFVAIVPEERRISLSDFGLSAIVGRTDQRYGISGAEAYFDKILRPVRDGVVSVTYSGIFGRPLNYVKIEPENGKNVRLTIDSELQKQLYLLAQDYKEKKQATEVGVLVMESSTGKVRAALTTQSWPTYYMGYIEPGSTIKPIIFSAALELGLVTPDTHYYCPGYVKPIEGLDLTIKDLEVHKDINLYDGLVHSCNVVSVLTTKQIVDSFGVEKLYEIFQSFGLGRETGIELQGEIPGKLNTPDKWYKADWAFMSIGQSIGVTPIQLLAAFNTIVNGGIYVAPTIYEGKEPAKKRVISKSTADIVKQMLEDVVERGTGINAKIDGIKILGKTGTAQKNKKKDVTAVFVGQAILDKPYTIMVWVDSPQTEKLSSIVAAPFFKEVVLKLKQYQDDLMNPKKQSYTNLPDITGWNISQLKELAEATSIVLKLNGTGLYVEKYATSTTTYATNVTIVEVWLTDTPIRLKNIVQ, from the coding sequence TTGAGCAGAGGTAGATACCGCTATAGACTAGTGTTATTAATTGTCTCGGTCTTGATAATTGTTTTGCTTGTAAAGGTTTATACAAATATATATACTAACCGTTACGCGGTTAAAAGTTACATACCTGCACTGCGTGGTAATATTTACGATTCTCGCGGGCGTTTGCTCGCTACAAGTGAGATTGTTTATGGTGTTTATTTGGATTTGAATTACTTGAGGAGCTTTGCAGGCAATGCGTTCAAGAAATCACCAGATTTCCTAAGATTATTGAACGCTTTTGGAGTATCTGAACAGCTAAGCGAACTTGATAAAAAAAATATTCTCAGACTCGGTATTGTCAATAGCAGACAGGAAGCAATAAGAAAGATTCCAACCCAGTTTTTGAAATTTGTTGCGATTGTTCCCGAGGAACGCCGTATTTCCTTATCAGATTTTGGTCTTTCTGCAATCGTTGGCAGAACGGATCAAAGGTATGGAATCAGTGGTGCGGAAGCTTATTTCGATAAAATACTGAGACCTGTCAGAGACGGTGTTGTTTCTGTAACTTATTCAGGAATATTTGGCAGACCTTTGAACTATGTAAAAATAGAGCCTGAAAACGGAAAAAATGTTAGGCTTACGATAGATAGTGAACTTCAAAAACAACTTTACTTATTGGCCCAGGATTACAAGGAGAAAAAGCAAGCAACAGAAGTCGGAGTTCTGGTAATGGAAAGTAGTACAGGAAAAGTAAGAGCCGCTTTAACCACCCAGAGTTGGCCCACCTACTATATGGGATATATTGAACCCGGTTCCACAATCAAGCCCATCATATTTTCAGCTGCATTAGAACTAGGACTTGTTACACCAGATACTCATTACTACTGTCCTGGATATGTGAAACCTATCGAAGGTTTGGATTTGACAATTAAAGATCTTGAAGTTCATAAGGATATCAATCTTTACGATGGGCTAGTTCATTCCTGCAACGTCGTTTCTGTTCTCACAACAAAGCAAATCGTTGATTCTTTTGGGGTCGAAAAGCTTTATGAAATTTTCCAGTCCTTTGGTTTGGGTAGGGAGACAGGCATAGAATTGCAAGGGGAGATTCCAGGAAAACTTAACACTCCAGACAAGTGGTACAAAGCTGACTGGGCGTTTATGAGTATTGGACAATCAATAGGCGTCACACCTATCCAATTACTAGCAGCTTTTAATACTATAGTGAATGGCGGAATCTACGTTGCACCTACTATCTACGAGGGAAAAGAACCGGCAAAGAAACGAGTCATATCAAAATCAACCGCTGACATTGTAAAACAAATGCTGGAAGATGTCGTGGAAAGAGGAACAGGTATAAACGCAAAGATAGATGGTATAAAAATACTTGGAAAGACCGGTACAGCTCAAAAAAACAAGAAAAAGGATGTCACAGCAGTCTTCGTAGGGCAAGCCATTTTAGACAAGCCTTACACTATAATGGTCTGGGTTGATTCCCCTCAGACCGAAAAACTAAGCAGTATCGTTGCTGCACCATTTTTCAAGGAAGTTGTTTTGAAATTAAAGCAATACCAGGATGATTTGATGAATCCTAAAAAGCAATCCTATACAAATCTTCCTGATATCACAGGTTGGAATATCTCGCAACTTAAAGAACTTGCTGAAGCTACAAGTATCGTGTTAAAATTAAACGGTACAGGTTTATATGTGGAGAAATACGCAACATCCACAACAACCTACGCAACAAACGTAACGATTGTAGAAGTCTGGCTAACAGATACCCCGATACGTTTGAAGAATATCGTTCAATAA